AAAACAACGGTAGCGCTTCGCATGTCCGAAATATTGCACCGACTCGGTTATGTTCGCGAAGGACATCTTGTCTCTGTTACACGCGATGATCTCGTTGGCCAGTATATTGGCCACACCGCCCCCAAAACCAAGGAAGTATTGAAGAAAGCGATGGGCGGGGTCCTTTTTATCGACGAGGCTTATTATCTTTACAAGCCCGAGAATGAACGCGATTACGGCGCGGAATCGATAGAAATCCTTTTGCAGGCAATGGAGAATAATCGGGAAGACCTGGTGGTAATTCTGGCCGGTTACAAAGACCGGATGGACAAGTTCTTCCACAGCAATCCCGGCATGCGTTCACGGATTGCTCATCATATTGATTTCCCCGACTATAGCGCTGATGAGTTGCTTGCAATCGCAAAGCTCATGCTGGCGGGACAGAATTACCGCTTCAGCCCGGAGGGGGAAAAAGCCTTCGGCGAGTATATCCGGTTACGCATGAAGCTGGAGCATTTCGCCAACGCGCGCTCTATTCGCAATGCCCTTGATCGATCGCGATTGCGTCAAGCCAATCGGTTATTTGAAGGAGCGAAGAAAAACCTGTCGAAGATCGACCTGATGACTATCGAGCAAGAGGATATTCGCGCCAGTCGCGTGTTCAAGGAGGGAGCGATTGATCTGGATGGGGACGAAGGTGCGAATTACGTCGCCGCGGATCAGCCGCCTGCAAGGGCTGCTTCTTAGCCTCTGGCCCCTTTCCCTCTGGTCCTTTCCTCGAAGCAGGTAAGGTAAGGGATTACCATTCGCCCCCCGTGAGGGCGAAGAACTGAAGGAAGAGCACTGACGCCCGGATGAGTCCGGGCTTAGTCTCGACTATAAGAGACATGGAAATAGCGATTTATCCTGCTTCTGC
The window above is part of the Nitrosospira sp. Is2 genome. Proteins encoded here:
- the cbbX gene encoding CbbX protein; this encodes MTTDSEDLIPSDNTVDLDAEFRASNIKEVLDKLDRELIGLKPVKTRIRETAALLLVDRVRKKLNMTAGAPSLHMSFTGNPGTGKTTVALRMSEILHRLGYVREGHLVSVTRDDLVGQYIGHTAPKTKEVLKKAMGGVLFIDEAYYLYKPENERDYGAESIEILLQAMENNREDLVVILAGYKDRMDKFFHSNPGMRSRIAHHIDFPDYSADELLAIAKLMLAGQNYRFSPEGEKAFGEYIRLRMKLEHFANARSIRNALDRSRLRQANRLFEGAKKNLSKIDLMTIEQEDIRASRVFKEGAIDLDGDEGANYVAADQPPARAAS